The following is a genomic window from Melioribacteraceae bacterium.
TTGACTAATTGAATAGTCTGTACCAAGACCAATCAATAAGAGAAAATTATTTTTATTATATAATCTTGTTTCTTCATTATCTTGGTTAATACCGATTTTACTTGTTGCTTTAATAAGGTATTCTATACCTACGCCTACATTTAAAAAAGGATTTAGATCAAGAATTTTCATTGGTGTAAATTTCACAAGGAGGGGAACATTAATATTATAATATGTATCAACAATATTGATTGCAGAGGATTTATTATTGAAAGAAATTTTTTTAATGACGAACACAGGTTGAATATAAAGAGAGATATTTTCATTAATTGGGTAGTCTAAAATTAAACCAAATATTAAACCAGACCTTAATGTTTTCTCATACTCTTCGCTATATTGAGAAGGCGAAGGCCATGTTCTGATAATTTGGTAAGGATTAAAGTTAACAATGTTACTGTAATTAATTCCACCAAGTAACCCAACTTTAATCTGAGCATGACTGTTGTTAATAATGAACAGAAAAAAAATATTTATAGTTAATATCATTCTTGTCACATTTTTCATGGTTAGTTACCTTATGTGATTTTGAAGTATCCTTTTCGTGGCTGAAAATCTGTTTTACTTCAAAACGGTCATAATAACTAACTTATTTAACGAGTTCATTTTAGCGTCCTCATAAATGTTAAATGTATTTGCCAGCTAACGGCGTGGCAACTAAACCGCTGCCAAAAGGTTTACGTTACCAATACCACGATTTATTGTTTGTGTTATTTTGTTACTTCTCTCTTTCATAA
Proteins encoded in this region:
- a CDS encoding PorT family protein yields the protein MKNVTRMILTINIFFLFIINNSHAQIKVGLLGGINYSNIVNFNPYQIIRTWPSPSQYSEEYEKTLRSGLIFGLILDYPINENISLYIQPVFVIKKISFNNKSSAINIVDTYYNINVPLLVKFTPMKILDLNPFLNVGVGIEYLIKATSKIGINQDNEETRLYNKNNFLLLIGLGTDYSISQSVITTINLYYSYGLTNYLSNSSTFGRTSDISIVTGLLYKL